A genomic window from Enoplosus armatus isolate fEnoArm2 chromosome 18, fEnoArm2.hap1, whole genome shotgun sequence includes:
- the plpp1a gene encoding phospholipid phosphatase 1 isoform X2 translates to MFEARGIPFVLLDIVCLVLAGLPFVILNVQHSPFRRGFFCNDDTIKYPHKEDTISYQLLGGVMIPVTILTMIFGECLLVYLKRIKSKSSFGSYVACVYKAVGTFLFGAAMSQSLTDIAKYSIGRLRPHFLDVCKPDWRLINCSAGAYIEDFTCTGDPTKVNEGRLSFYSGHSSFSMYCMLFLALYLQARLQAEWARLLRPTIQFFLIAATVFTGLSRVSDYKHHWSDVLTGLLQGALMAILVVFFVSDFFKPRVDSHKEEDIPHTTLQETPTNGNHFESPN, encoded by the exons ATGTTCGAGGCGAGAGGGATCCCctttgtcctgcttgacatagTCTGTCTTGTTCTAG CTGGACTCCCATTTGTAATACTCAATGTGCAGCACAGTCCTTTCCGCCGAGGCTTTTTCTGTAATGATGATACAATCAAGTACCCTCATAAAGAAGACACCATTTCCTATCAGTTGTTAGGAGGTGTCATGATTCCCGTCACAATACTCACT ATGATCTTTGGCGAGTGCCTTTTAGTTTATCTGAAGCGCATCAAATCCAAGTCCTCTTTCGGCAGCTACGTTGCCTGTGTTTACAAAGCCGTCGGTACCTTCCTTTTTGGCGCTGCGATGAGCCAGTCTCTGACCGATATAGCCAAGTACTCTATTGGCCGGCTCAGGCCGCACTTCCTGGATGTGTGCAAACCTGATTGGAGGCTTATCAACTGTTCGGCAGGGGCTTATATTGAGGACTTCACCTGCACTGGAGACCCGACCAAGGTCAATGAGGGCAG GCTATCCTTCTACTCCGGCCACTCCTCTTTTTCCATGTACTGCATGCTGTTCCTGGCT ctctACCTGCAGGCTCGACTCCAGGCTGAGTGGGCGAGGCTGCTGAGACCCACAATCCAGTTTTTCCTGATTGCTGCCACAGTGTTCACAGGATTGTCAAGGGTGTCTGACTATAAACATCACTGGAGCGATGTGCTGACTGGACTCCTGCAGGGTGCCCTCATGGCTATCCTGGTG GTCTTCTTCGTGTCTGACTTTTTCAAGCCACGCGTAGATTCCCACAAAGAGGAGGACATCCCGCACACAACCCTGCAGGAGACCCCAACAAATGGAAACCACTTTGAGAGTCCCAACTAA
- the plpp1a gene encoding phospholipid phosphatase 1 isoform X1: MFEARGIPFVLLDIVCLVLGGLPLAAFNLGKIRPYQRGFFCNDDSIKYPFHNSTITSTVLYTVGFALPISCMIFGECLLVYLKRIKSKSSFGSYVACVYKAVGTFLFGAAMSQSLTDIAKYSIGRLRPHFLDVCKPDWRLINCSAGAYIEDFTCTGDPTKVNEGRLSFYSGHSSFSMYCMLFLALYLQARLQAEWARLLRPTIQFFLIAATVFTGLSRVSDYKHHWSDVLTGLLQGALMAILVVFFVSDFFKPRVDSHKEEDIPHTTLQETPTNGNHFESPN; encoded by the exons ATGTTCGAGGCGAGAGGGATCCCctttgtcctgcttgacatagTCTGTCTTGTTCTAG GAGGTCTGCCTCTGGCAGCCTTTAACCTGGGTAAGATCCGCCCCTATCAGAGGGGCTTTTTCTGTAACGACGACAGCATCAAGTACCCTTTCCACAACAGCACAATCACCTCCACAGTGCTCTACACTGTGGGCTTCGCCCTGCCCATTAGCTGC ATGATCTTTGGCGAGTGCCTTTTAGTTTATCTGAAGCGCATCAAATCCAAGTCCTCTTTCGGCAGCTACGTTGCCTGTGTTTACAAAGCCGTCGGTACCTTCCTTTTTGGCGCTGCGATGAGCCAGTCTCTGACCGATATAGCCAAGTACTCTATTGGCCGGCTCAGGCCGCACTTCCTGGATGTGTGCAAACCTGATTGGAGGCTTATCAACTGTTCGGCAGGGGCTTATATTGAGGACTTCACCTGCACTGGAGACCCGACCAAGGTCAATGAGGGCAG GCTATCCTTCTACTCCGGCCACTCCTCTTTTTCCATGTACTGCATGCTGTTCCTGGCT ctctACCTGCAGGCTCGACTCCAGGCTGAGTGGGCGAGGCTGCTGAGACCCACAATCCAGTTTTTCCTGATTGCTGCCACAGTGTTCACAGGATTGTCAAGGGTGTCTGACTATAAACATCACTGGAGCGATGTGCTGACTGGACTCCTGCAGGGTGCCCTCATGGCTATCCTGGTG GTCTTCTTCGTGTCTGACTTTTTCAAGCCACGCGTAGATTCCCACAAAGAGGAGGACATCCCGCACACAACCCTGCAGGAGACCCCAACAAATGGAAACCACTTTGAGAGTCCCAACTAA
- the plpp1a gene encoding phospholipid phosphatase 1 isoform X3, with amino-acid sequence MFEARGIPFVLLDIVCLVLAGLPFVILNVQHSPFRRGFFCNDDTIKYPHKEDTISYQLLGGVMIPVTILTVSAPMIFGECLLVYLKRIKSKSSFGSYVACVYKAVGTFLFGAAMSQSLTDIAKYSIGRLRPHFLDVCKPDWRLINCSAGAYIEDFTCTGDPTKVNEGRLSFYSGHSSFSMYCMLFLALYLQARLQAEWARLLRPTIQFFLIAATVFTGLSRVSDYKHHWSDVLTGLLQGALMAILVVFFVSDFFKPRVDSHKEEDIPHTTLQETPTNGNHFESPN; translated from the exons ATGTTCGAGGCGAGAGGGATCCCctttgtcctgcttgacatagTCTGTCTTGTTCTAG CTGGACTCCCATTTGTAATACTCAATGTGCAGCACAGTCCTTTCCGCCGAGGCTTTTTCTGTAATGATGATACAATCAAGTACCCTCATAAAGAAGACACCATTTCCTATCAGTTGTTAGGAGGTGTCATGATTCCCGTCACAATACTCACTGTAAGTgcacct ATGATCTTTGGCGAGTGCCTTTTAGTTTATCTGAAGCGCATCAAATCCAAGTCCTCTTTCGGCAGCTACGTTGCCTGTGTTTACAAAGCCGTCGGTACCTTCCTTTTTGGCGCTGCGATGAGCCAGTCTCTGACCGATATAGCCAAGTACTCTATTGGCCGGCTCAGGCCGCACTTCCTGGATGTGTGCAAACCTGATTGGAGGCTTATCAACTGTTCGGCAGGGGCTTATATTGAGGACTTCACCTGCACTGGAGACCCGACCAAGGTCAATGAGGGCAG GCTATCCTTCTACTCCGGCCACTCCTCTTTTTCCATGTACTGCATGCTGTTCCTGGCT ctctACCTGCAGGCTCGACTCCAGGCTGAGTGGGCGAGGCTGCTGAGACCCACAATCCAGTTTTTCCTGATTGCTGCCACAGTGTTCACAGGATTGTCAAGGGTGTCTGACTATAAACATCACTGGAGCGATGTGCTGACTGGACTCCTGCAGGGTGCCCTCATGGCTATCCTGGTG GTCTTCTTCGTGTCTGACTTTTTCAAGCCACGCGTAGATTCCCACAAAGAGGAGGACATCCCGCACACAACCCTGCAGGAGACCCCAACAAATGGAAACCACTTTGAGAGTCCCAACTAA